The DNA region GAACAACACTGATCTGGAGTCAAATTGACCTGCAATTTGACTCTTGAACTTTCTGTAAAAcacataataaaataaaataaatcactacATGGTACAAGAAAAGTGACATCCATGATGTTCTGGGTCAATTTGACCCCCATAATTTGACCTTGACCTTAGTATATATAACTTTTGACTGGAGTGTCCTAGAAACAAGCTGCACAGGAATGGTGCAACCACGCCGACCACATAGATATGAGAATGATTTCCCTATGATGTTCAGAGGCTGAGCAACACTGATCTGAATTTCAGCTAAAACTGAGTTTTGACAAATGTTGACTTAAAACGTTGGATCACGGACGATCTGACGGATTTATGACTTTGACATGCATCAAACATTTGGCTCTATTGAAAGGTTGGGGCTATTCACCCAGGGAAAAGAGCATCTGAAAGAAGACATTCTCAGCAACATTTAAGGGAAACTGTGCTTTCtgtgactgtacctactgtattAACCTGGAACATAACTTGTGTGTAGGGTTTCCTGTATtaagtctcgctattgttattttactgctgctctttaattacttgttaattttatttcttattcttatccatttttaaaaatattttttttaaactgcattgttaggggttcataagtaagcatttcactgtaaggtctacaactgttgtattcggtgcaagtgactaaaatttgatttgaaggagAGCATAATAGTTGACCTACAGTATACATGACCGTTGAAATGAATTTGACCTCAGTTTAATAACATACAAGAACATCATCTTCATAACATATATTATCTATTATACATATCACATGCAAAAGCATAAAGAGCAATACACATCCTCTTCTTACAtaaccctttcctgcagtcaaacaACCTAGTGGCCTCATTGGTAGAATGTTATTcatctttttttattattaataaacatgatttttaaaaaatgcagaaaatctatgtcaaacagtttcgttatatttcagtcttctgtgatgtacagtatataaagtCTATTGGGATGTAAattaaaaatgtaatacatttcaactctatatctgacatggtacaggtgtcttcttttttttaagccCATGTGTGAgttgtatacttttgtttcaaagtacatTTTCTTAAGACTACCAAGtcaccctgatttagcccactgcattAAAAGGTTATCTCACAGTTTATACAACAGAGTCGCTGAGTCTGTCTCTCTAAATTCATtgaagctgtgtgtgtatgtgtacatgcgtgcgtgcgtgcgtgtacatCTGTGAagttacatttgtgtgtgtgtgtcaggtgaggCTGTACTGTCCCAGAGCAATGATCAGGTCCTGTAGAGGTTGTGTGTGTTCTGCTTCCAGCAGGTCGTGTTGAAGGCTGAAGTGTGTGAGGTGTATGAACAACGTGTTGAGGTGGGGGTGTAGTCCCAGAACCAGGGCCTCTCTGTAGTGACTCCAGTAGATATGAGCCAGAACACGGAACAACAGCAGAAACACCTTCTTGACCAAGAAAATAAAGCCTGCTGGGAACACTGACCCTGGTGAAATGAGATGGATAGGATGTAGAGAGGTGTTGGGGATAAGAGAGGCAAGGGAAATAGTGAGGAGGCAGAGGATGATGTGTAAGGTAGTGGGGGAGTGGGAATGAAAGGGGAGAAGGGTTGAGTATTTTATTGACTGATAGATCAGTTGGTTTGTTATGTTGTAGTCATTGGTTGATGATCAGTAGGGCAGTGAATGTCTGCAGCACTTGTGTTCATttactatactgtgtgtgtgcgtgcgtgcgtgcgtacgtacCTGCTCTGGTGGGGAAGACGTCTTCATCTGTCAGTAGGTCTTGGATGTAGGACATGGTATAGTCAAAGTAGAGAGGAGCGGAACACCTCAACTTCTTCCCCTGATCGTCTGTCCATGTATACactctacacacagacacattgagGGAGCAGAAGGGTATGTCTGCATGAGTGTGAATATTAAcatacgtacgtgtgtgtgtgtgtttgagtgtgactTACATGTTATTTGGTCCGCAGGCTGTAGGACAGGTGGTAGGAGTACATAACTCAGAAAGGGTACTGGAGAACAGGTTAATATGCTTAAAGAACGCTACcgctggagagggggagagagaaacagtttAGGTTATAGTAATGCAATATTGGGATTAGGGATATACAAAATTAACCCTAACTCTTTTGGCATAACCCTAAAGTAACCGTATCTTCATTtctacatcctggttcaaccctagcttcatgtctacatcccgGTTCAACCATAACCTCAACCACAACTCTAATCTTGGCATAACCCTAACTCACTTTATGTTTAACCctggtttaaccctaaccctaacactccCAAATAGGGCTCCCATTTCTGAATTcccaatgtatgtgtgtgtgcgtgcgtgcgtgcatatatatatatactgactGTTGCTGGCGAGCCACTCAGCCTGGTCCAGTCCGGGTGGCAGGGCGGTGAGGGCGGTCATGTCGGTGTGTGTGATCCTCTCAGAGACATACTGCTGCTGCAGATAGGGACgctcctccaacaccagctcaTTGTTATTATCTCCCCtaaacaatacaacacacacagttaaagtgtgagtgtgtctgtcagtATTTAAGTGTCCATGTTTCACTGCTCCAGCTGCAGTCATCAGATTGCATTGTTTGCAGTCTGGACTATATGGTTTACtatatgctcacacacacagctgttgctgcagtctcttccCAGGTAGCACATAACATTCTGAAAACCAATTGTGTTTGTCTTGTTATTCTGGAAAATAACTCCAATTGACTCTCAACTAATTCATACCTTCAGGTTAATACATTTACCCCTATATTATTCTAATTGTAGTCTTATAGAGTTATTACTAAAATAACTCATAAGTCAGGTCTTCTTAGAAAACCAGTTGGTCCAATAACTAGACTGGTGCCCTGCTAATCATTTCAAAGTAATACGTGTACACACTACCTTACAGTATGTATTAACTCATTTGTTAGTACAATTAACTGTTTCAGAAAAATCCACAATATTTAGGAGTGACCAAGCTATACGATATATATGATTAATATTTGGTTGTACACTCCCATTTCATTGGTAATAATAGATTTTTGACCCCATCTGTCACTTCTTTGATCCTTCTTCAGGCAGAAAGGGTGTAATCTCACAGAGAAATGCTGTGATGTGTTGGCTTCAGTTCTCAGCTCAAACTCCTCTAATCTaggagagagctggacctgagtgaTACTAGTCTGCAGGATGCAAGACTGGAGCTGCTCTCTGCTCAACTGGGGAATCCACACTGTAAACCGAAGACACTGAAGTAATGACATCGCTCAAATATGCCATTAAAACTCATTTGTTAGAAAATATAAATTGATCCTTCATGTAGAGCTGAGATGGAAATGTTTTTCTCCCATTGCAGGCTGAGAGTTGTAAAGTCACAGCGGAAGGCTTTGCTTCTCTGGcttcagctctgaggtcaaatcTCTCACACCTGATAGAGCTGGATCTCAGTAACAATGAACTGCAGGATTTAGGAGTACAGCTGCTCTCTGGAGGACAAGGGAGTCCACACTGTAAACTGGAGGTTTTGAGGTGAGATATATCATACAGAACTTTGGTCATATTCTATCTCAGCCAGTGTGTGTCAGCGAGTGTGAATATATACATACTGAAATACACATTCGGTATATATTCATGCCTGTTGTAGTACAATGTtccttagagcttggtgagagcatgGTTATCctgtggttattttgcatacaaccttcccacaactttctgggaatggtgcaggataatCACTTGGTtgggaacattctcagcacatttaaggaattTGACAAAAAAAGAATTATTATTGTggttatttcattactttaaccttAAAGTTTAAACATGGTTAGATTTGTCAATTTTGGTAACGTTCaaggaacgttctccaactggtttgacattggggaaTGTTCTCCAATAgttcagagaacattaagaaacaactttcttctgtgggaatttcagtacttcagcataacgtttcctacaggtttcctcatagTTCTATTTGTTATTGTTACACAAAACATTAGTAACGTTCAAAGAATGTTCTAAGaacattattaaaaaatatatacgttCCGTTCCGTTCTCAAaactttgaaatggggtctgtttgaatagactaaaatgaataAAGAAAGCTTTGAATGaatataaaaattaaaaataaacacacTAGCGCCATCCCGGTGGTGCAGTGGACTAGTTCAAAGGATAGAGAATAGAAGATCATAAGTGCGAATCTCACTGACACCGTGCCACAATAAAATGCCTAAGCAAATTAATTTCAATGTCCTCCTATCTGtgttcaaaacagttaacctaagctagcagtgttattaaaactAATTTAAAAATGTTCAAATAACCAATCATTTCCATTCTCAGAATGTTCATAAAACaatctcagaacctccctgcaaactAAATAAATGTATTCCCAGAACAAGCAACATTTTCACTTCCATTCTTAAAAAGTtttgaaaaaaacattgttttaccGGTCAGGAAGATTTGTTACCAGACCAGTGGGAAACCAAAAACGTTCTCTGTCACAACTTCCAAGGACCTACagtgaccaaaaatataaacgcatgtaaagtgttggtcccatgtttcatgagctgaaataaaagatcccagaaaggttccaaaccttatttctctcaaatgttgtgcacaaatttgtttacacccGTTAGTGAGCTTTTCTCCTTTTCCacaataatccatccacctgacaggtgtggcatatcaataaactgattaaaca from Oncorhynchus mykiss isolate Arlee chromosome 1, USDA_OmykA_1.1, whole genome shotgun sequence includes:
- the LOC110521742 gene encoding MOB kinase activator 2, whose translation is MGGCQSHPSAADTQIVPQPSDVNKLGDNNNELVLEERPYLQQQYVSERITHTDMTALTALPPGLDQAEWLASNTVAFFKHINLFSSTLSELCTPTTCPTACGPNNIVYTWTDDQGKKLRCSAPLYFDYTMSYIQDLLTDEDVFPTRAGSVFPAGFIFLVKKVFLLLFRVLAHIYWSHYREALVLGLHPHLNTLFIHLTHFSLQHDLLEAEHTQPLQDLIIALGQYSLT